The proteins below are encoded in one region of Colletotrichum lupini chromosome 5, complete sequence:
- a CDS encoding vegetative cell wall protein gp1: protein MGFSDLARSRGGKAVLFAKGYPFHLSSRFCRPPPRGRLSHRLGRGQIATEIAATDCIPVPAPDHSDSHTHILNAPFTMGWFDRKKAVKHGPEPVKPMPVNNHHQNINPSQYHAPPHPPTQQSSTYATSTTQTPPYWQPQPSSQGQYQHPPPPYRHPQPRHPHQQQQQTHRPQGWSQQYPQQQQPIVVNQHYYLHPPPSHLALPAPPGATGPPTTSTATGHPIGLDKFTGSVVTIAKDFTSPNFLEEPNFHPHATQLINSTAACVDQIAGCFNDVMTLIDRDRMVGNEKALFTYQNGGGGSGAVQQTTPSGDGKRSGGSGGRGEKSGQRKKSKETSSSGSKGQSAAVATCVVSGGYFAKVELYANSKLPMNLPPLRLYMPTWPLLCMAAQYAERVYDHPKGAERDAHVSADWKTGTKAMVIKSVPMDHMNTIVFAIRGSATFMDWAVNLNTAPASPDGFLDDAGNSCHAGFLAVARKMVKPVAARLRQLLEEDPGRAAYSLLITGHSAGGAVASLLYAHMLSTSPRAGSELNALTGCFKRVHCVTFGTPPVSLLPLKRPERAELRKSLFLTFVNEGDPIARADKAYVKSLLELYASSAPSTSGSCSSGGGGGESGGEKKGRSLAAKASKMTLRNKESKMSLVPHAAGRESERDRERRKREGSGKPVWRLPPGTLSSPGRIVVLRSGDPKARPRDRKTVAERLDEGVVAQTVTDEELRGVVWGDPVCHVMKLYSGRIETLAVGAVTGRQK from the exons ATGGGATTCTCGGACCTGGCGCGATCTAGGGGCGGGAAAG CTGTACTCTTCGCGAAGGGTTATCCCTTCCACCTCTCATCCCGTTTCTGCCGGCCCCCTCCCCGCGGCCGTCTAAGCCACCGTCTCGGCCGCGGCCAGATCGCCACCGAAATCGCAGCGACGGATTGCATTCCAGTGCCCGCCCCCGACCACAGCGATAGCCACACGCA TATCCTGAATGCTCCTTTCACAATGGGCTGGTTTGACCGCAAAAAGGCCGTCAAGCATGGCCCCGAGCCAGTCAAACCGATGCCGGTGAATAACCACCACCAAAACATAAACCCTTCCCAATATCACGCACCACCACATCCACCTACGCAACAATCTTCAACATATGCTACCTCCACGACGCAGACGCCGCCGTACTGGCAGCCTCAGCCGAGCAGCCAGGGACAATACCAACATCCCCCGCCTCCGTATCGCCATCCACAACCACGGCATCCTcatcaacagcagcagcagactCATCGCCCGCAAGGCTGGTCACAGCAATACCctcagcaacagcaaccCATCGTGGTGAACCAGCACTACTACCTACACCCACCACCGTCACACCTCGCCCTCCCTGCGCCGCCAGGCGCAACCGGACCACCGACGACGTCAACTGCGACCGGACACCCCATCGGCCTGGACAAGTTCACCGGCTCCGTGGTAACCATCGCCAAGGACTTCACGTCCCCCAACTTCCTCGAGGAGCCAAACTTCCACCCGCACGCCACACAACTCATCAACTCCACCGCCGCGTGCGTCGACCAGATTGCGGGGTGTTTCAACGACGTTATGACCCTAATTGATCGGGACCGGATGGTGGGTAACGAGAAGGCTTTGTTCACGTACCAGAATGGCGGTGGTGGAAGCGGCGCGGTGCAGCAGACCACTCCGTCGGGAGATGGGAAGAGGAGCGGTGGAAGCGGAGGGAGAGGCGAGAAGAGCGGGCAGCGGAAGAAGAGCAAAGAAACTTCTTCCTCCGGTTCAAAGGGCCAGTCTGCGGCCGTGGCGACGTGTGTGGTGTCGGGGGGTTACTTTGCCAAAGTCGAGTTATACGCCAACTCGAAGCTGCCCATGAACCTCCCGCCCCTGAGACT ATACATGCCCACCTGGCCCCTCCTCTGCATGGCCGCCCAATACGCAGAACGCGTCTACGACCACCCCAAAGGCGCCGAGCGCGACGCCCACGTCTCGGCAGACTGGAAAACCGGCACGAAAGCAATGGTCATCAAGTCCGTCCCCATGGACCACATGAACACCATCGTCTTCGCGATCCGCGGCTCCGCCACCTTCATGGACTGGGCCGTCAACCTCAACACCGCCCCGGCTTCCCCCGACGGCTTCCTCGACGACGCGGGGAACTCGTGCCACGCCGGGTTTTTGGCGGTGGCGCGCAAGATGGTGAAGCCCGTCGCGGCGCGGCTGCGGCAGTTGCTCGAGGAGGACCCGGGGCGGGCGGCGTATAGTCTGTTGATTACGGGGCATTCTGCGGGCGGCGCGGTGGCGAGTTTGTTGTATGCGCATATGTTGTCTACGTCGCCCCGGGCCGGGAGCGAGTTGAACGCGTTGACGGGGTGTTTTAAGAGGGTGCATTGCGTTACCTTTGGGACGCCGCCTGTGAGTTTGTTGCCGTTGAAGAGGCCTGAGAGGGCGGAGCTGCGGAAGAGTTTGTTCTTGACGTTTGTGAATGAGGGGGATCCGATTGCGAGGGCGGATAAGGCGTATGTGAAGAGTTTGTTGGAGTTGTATGCCAGCTCGGCGCCGTCTACTTCGGGTTCGTGTTCTTCAgggggcggtggtggtgagtCTGGAGGAGAGAAGAAGGGGAGGTCGTTGGCTGCCAAGGCAAGTAAGATGACGCTGAGGAATAAGGAGAGTAAGATGTCGCTGGTTCCGCACGCGGCTGGTAGGGAGTCGGAGAGGGACCgggagaggaggaagagggaggGGAGCGGCAAGCCGGTGTGGCGTCTCCCGCCGGGAACGCTGAGCTCGCCGGGCAGGATTGTGGTGCTGCGGAGCGGAGACCCGAAGGCGAGGCCGCGGGACCGGAAGACAGTGGCGGAAAGGTTGGACGAGGGTGTTGTTGCGCAGACTGTGACTGATGAGGAGCTGAGGGGTGTGGTTTGGGGGGATCCGGTCTGCCATGTCATGAAGTTATATTCCGGGCGGATCGAGACGTTGGCTGTTGGAGCTGTTACGGGGAGGCAGAAGTAG
- a CDS encoding early growth response protein 1 is a zinc-fingerprotein, with protein sequence SFRSSQPAGNYLQGNGSIPSLRWRSPECPSPATMKAAAAPIFVRNTSHATKKSTLQRLHFPVHHAVPSLQEAPPTRVAQACVPCHRTKTRCDGQQPTCSTCNDKGKSCEWPQPRGGSKSLTDRSSSSPSSSSGLPTSGCTPPSNSMALPDHGGHLMTAPSMQHQHQHSQHPPTGMTTTSHAMMSAGPMPMTTMSDTLDFTTPGSILDEAMRLQLQSIYFAKFHPQWPLLHRETFETTAQPKLLMQAVMTVGLWFASWPDARGLAIKFHDSLLVETGNKLLDLLEQSRQGMLSPRMDLLPVFQSMLISTILVPYRADQSMDNVMMTHSMLLETFKATGVYEQSKINLGSQLFSLSSSSNYI encoded by the exons TCTTTTAGATCTAGTCAACCCGCCGGCAACTACCTCCAGGGCAATGGATCTATCCCTTCCTTGCGTTGGAGGTCCCCAGAATGCCCTTCACCTGCGACCATGAAGGCTGCGGCCGCTCCTATCTTCGTAAGGAACACCTCACACGCCACAAAAAAGAGCACTCTGCAACGCCTTCATTTTCCTGTCCATCATGCGGTACCAAGTTTACAAGAGG CCCCGCCAACCCGCGTAGCACAAGCCTGCGTTCCATGCCACCGGACAAAGACCAGATGCGATGGTCAGCAACCCACCTGCTCAACATGCAATGACAAGGGGAAATCGTGCGAATGGCCCCAGCCGCGCGGCGGCAGCAAGTCGCTGACGGACCGATCTTCCTCTTCGCCGTCCAGCTCCTCCGGCCTACCGACCTCGGGCTGCACGCCGCCCTCGAACTCCATGGCCTTGCCCGACCACGGCGGTCATCTGATGACAGCGCCGAGCATGCAGCATCAGCATCAGCATTCGCAGCATCCGCCCACCGGCATGACTACTACCTCGCATGCGATGATGTCGGCTGGTCCCATGCCGATGACGACGATGTCCGACACCCTCGACTTCACCACCCCGGGATCCATCCTAGATGAGGCCATGAGGCTCCAGCTGCAGAGCATCTACTTCGCCAAGTTCCATCCCCAATGGCCGCTGCTGCACCGGGAGACGTTCGAGACTACGGCGCAACCCAAGTTGTTGATGCAGGCCGTGATGACGGTTGGACTATGGTTTGCTTCGTGGCCTGACGCCAGGGGCTTGGCCATCAAGTTCCACGATAGCCTCCTGGTAGAAACAGGAAACAAGCTT CTTGATCTATTAGAGCAGTCAAGACAAGGCATGCTCTCGCCGCGGATGGATTTGCTCCCAGTTTTCCAGTCCATGCTGATCTCGACAATACTCGTGCCGTATCGAGCGGACCAGTCCATGGACAACGTGATGATGACGCACTCCATGTTGCTCGAGACGTTTAAAGCTACGGGAGTATATGAGCAGTCAAAGATCAATCTAGGGTCGCAGCTCT TCTCGCTATCTTCCAGTTCAAACTACATCTAA